From the Burkholderia sp. GAS332 genome, one window contains:
- a CDS encoding regulatory helix-turn-helix protein, lysR family, protein MLCEKYMSKDVTLRQMRYVVEAAQAGQFSMAAATEHVSQSEISNSVLVLEETLRTRLFERMPPRCNVGCAGLGAPAVPDTCLR, encoded by the coding sequence ATGCTATGCGAAAAATACATGTCAAAAGATGTCACCTTGCGGCAGATGCGCTACGTCGTGGAGGCCGCACAAGCCGGGCAGTTTTCGATGGCGGCGGCGACCGAGCACGTGTCGCAATCCGAGATCAGCAATTCGGTGCTTGTACTGGAGGAGACGCTGCGAACCCGGCTCTTCGAACGCATGCCGCCAAGGTGCAACGTTGGATGCGCTGGCCTTGGCGCTCCGGCAGTTCCTGATACATGTCTACGGTAG
- a CDS encoding D-amino-acid dehydrogenase: protein MKFDTIVLGAGIVGVSVAAHLQKRDRSVALVDLKLPGNETSFGNAGLIQREGVYPYALPREVRTLLRYARNQSSDIRYHPNVMLKLAPFLWRYWRNSHPRRHAAIARSYSTLIEHCVTEHRALAQEAGASALLRPIGWMKVFRAQAQQDTETKLAEQWFREFGIEFESLDATRLRQAEPDLDTSLLGGLRYLASDSVSDPNALVTAYSRYFEHLGGRFFLGDGATLKDKWKVHTHEGQIEATSVVVAMGPWSDQVTSRLGYRFPQAVKRGYHMHYEAKPEARLNHPVLDVTHGYVIAPMARGIRLTTGAELAHRDAPKTPAQLNAVEPIARTLFPLGARIDDKPWMGGRPCTPDMMPIIGPAKRHKDLWFAFGHAHHGFTLGAVTGRLIAEMITGESLLVDPYPFRASRFRA, encoded by the coding sequence ATGAAGTTCGATACCATCGTGCTAGGCGCCGGCATCGTCGGCGTGTCGGTCGCCGCGCACCTGCAAAAGCGTGATAGATCGGTCGCACTCGTTGATCTCAAGCTGCCGGGCAATGAAACATCGTTCGGCAATGCCGGACTGATCCAGCGCGAAGGCGTCTATCCGTATGCGCTTCCGCGCGAAGTGCGGACGCTCTTGCGCTATGCACGCAACCAGTCGTCTGACATTCGATACCACCCTAACGTCATGCTCAAGCTCGCGCCTTTCTTGTGGCGGTACTGGCGCAATTCTCATCCGCGCCGCCATGCGGCCATCGCCCGCTCCTACTCCACGCTGATTGAACATTGCGTGACCGAGCACCGGGCGCTTGCACAGGAGGCTGGTGCAAGTGCGTTATTACGTCCGATCGGCTGGATGAAGGTTTTTAGAGCCCAGGCACAACAGGACACGGAAACGAAGCTCGCCGAGCAGTGGTTTCGTGAATTCGGCATCGAATTCGAATCACTCGACGCCACACGCTTGCGCCAGGCTGAGCCCGATCTGGATACCTCCCTACTAGGCGGCCTCCGATATCTCGCATCCGATTCGGTGAGTGATCCGAACGCGCTGGTGACCGCCTATTCAAGGTATTTCGAGCACCTTGGCGGCCGCTTTTTCCTCGGTGACGGCGCCACTCTCAAGGACAAGTGGAAGGTGCACACCCATGAAGGGCAAATCGAGGCCACGTCGGTCGTTGTGGCGATGGGGCCATGGTCGGATCAGGTGACCTCACGGTTGGGTTACCGCTTTCCGCAGGCCGTCAAACGCGGCTACCACATGCATTACGAGGCTAAGCCGGAAGCGCGCCTGAACCATCCCGTTCTCGACGTCACGCACGGCTACGTGATTGCGCCGATGGCTCGCGGAATCAGGCTAACCACAGGGGCCGAGCTCGCGCATCGCGATGCGCCCAAAACTCCCGCGCAACTGAATGCCGTCGAACCCATTGCGCGCACGCTATTTCCACTTGGCGCGCGTATTGACGACAAGCCATGGATGGGGGGACGCCCGTGCACACCCGATATGATGCCGATTATCGGGCCCGCGAAACGTCATAAAGACCTCTGGTTCGCATTCGGCCACGCCCATCACGGATTTACGCTTGGTGCCGTCACCGGGCGCCTCATTGCCGAGATGATCACGGGAGAATCGTTATTGGTCGATCCTTACCCGTTTCGTGCAAGCCGGTTCCGTGCGTGA
- a CDS encoding Enamine deaminase RidA, house cleaning of reactive enamine intermediates, YjgF/YER057c/UK114 family — MSHEIKRLHTSTRMSQVVIANGWVHLAGQVPDIVDASITEQTIDILNRIDTLLAAAGVDKERLVCANIWLTDRKHFAEFNAVWDAWVPEGQAPTRACVQSLLMKPGCDVEIAVTALALNAS; from the coding sequence ATGTCACACGAAATCAAACGTCTTCACACAAGCACACGCATGAGTCAGGTCGTGATCGCCAATGGTTGGGTTCATCTCGCAGGCCAGGTTCCCGATATCGTCGACGCGTCGATCACCGAGCAGACGATCGACATCCTGAATCGCATCGATACACTGCTTGCTGCAGCAGGTGTAGACAAGGAGCGGCTCGTCTGCGCAAACATCTGGTTGACCGATCGCAAGCACTTCGCAGAATTCAACGCAGTCTGGGACGCATGGGTGCCCGAAGGCCAAGCACCTACGCGCGCATGTGTCCAGTCCCTGTTGATGAAGCCGGGCTGCGATGTCGAGATCGCCGTAACGGCGCTGGCGCTCAACGCGTCATAA
- a CDS encoding Na+/melibiose symporter produces the protein MSSTSNTGQGIGPIRIFGFGAGGFANALAATPAPMLLLFFLTEYVHLEPWIAGLVLALPKLWDVLVDMPIGRYTDQLAVRTGGRLRVGMWSGMALVALLPLTFFHPALTSKSLLAAFYVLIQVLQATAYTVFGVTYLALAGDLAANSVQRNKLLTISTLGASLATIVLVVCVPFMVRVGGNGERGYLNMTLMVALAMTFMYLWFYNAVRNAPSQPTALPESSADMSLRDGIAAVLHNRAFVAIVIVAVALGTAGGCLNALLAYENQYLLGRPPENLFLLIGPILIGGLVGLPLAVPVLRRLGDRGALRISLLVAIATFVFYWSGLICAWEPVIVAGGTLFGVVNAIAGVSLMAAALDTAKSFQGGPPLGLYLGMFMSGQKLGLSLGGVISGGLLSIIGYHSGAPATPALHHSIALIGLAGPMVPLLIACLAMHLYGAYTPPAPATDNPAGSRANTI, from the coding sequence ATGTCATCTACTTCGAATACCGGCCAAGGTATCGGCCCAATACGCATTTTCGGCTTCGGTGCGGGGGGCTTTGCTAACGCGCTCGCCGCGACCCCGGCTCCCATGCTGCTGCTATTTTTTCTCACCGAATACGTGCACCTCGAACCTTGGATTGCAGGGTTGGTGCTGGCGCTGCCCAAGCTATGGGACGTACTCGTCGACATGCCGATCGGACGCTATACGGACCAACTGGCAGTGCGCACGGGCGGACGCCTGCGTGTCGGTATGTGGAGTGGGATGGCGCTCGTGGCGCTTCTGCCCCTGACCTTCTTTCACCCAGCTCTCACCTCAAAATCGCTGCTTGCTGCGTTCTATGTGCTGATCCAGGTCCTGCAGGCAACCGCTTATACCGTCTTCGGCGTCACATATCTTGCACTGGCCGGTGACCTGGCGGCCAATTCAGTCCAGCGGAACAAGCTACTCACTATCTCGACACTTGGCGCCAGCCTCGCGACGATTGTTCTGGTCGTTTGTGTGCCCTTCATGGTCCGGGTTGGCGGCAACGGCGAGCGGGGCTATCTCAACATGACGCTGATGGTCGCGCTAGCCATGACGTTCATGTACCTCTGGTTTTACAACGCCGTCCGCAACGCACCGTCGCAACCCACCGCATTGCCTGAATCCTCCGCGGACATGTCACTGCGTGACGGCATTGCCGCTGTTTTGCACAACCGGGCATTTGTTGCGATCGTCATCGTGGCCGTCGCTCTCGGCACTGCCGGGGGATGCCTGAACGCACTTCTGGCCTATGAAAACCAGTATCTGCTTGGACGCCCTCCGGAGAACCTGTTCCTGCTTATAGGGCCAATACTGATTGGCGGTCTCGTCGGCCTGCCACTTGCCGTTCCCGTCCTGCGCCGCCTTGGCGACCGCGGAGCACTGCGCATAAGTCTGCTCGTCGCCATCGCTACGTTCGTCTTTTACTGGTCCGGCCTCATCTGCGCTTGGGAACCCGTGATCGTCGCCGGTGGCACATTGTTCGGTGTCGTCAATGCGATAGCCGGTGTGTCCCTGATGGCCGCGGCGCTCGATACCGCGAAATCGTTTCAGGGCGGTCCCCCGCTCGGGCTCTACCTGGGCATGTTCATGTCCGGGCAAAAACTCGGGCTGTCGCTCGGAGGCGTGATATCGGGTGGCCTGCTGTCAATCATCGGCTACCACTCCGGCGCACCGGCCACCCCCGCTTTGCATCACAGCATTGCCCTGATAGGTCTCGCTGGTCCTATGGTCCCCCTTCTCATTGCCTGTCTCGCCATGCATCTATACGGGGCATATACCCCGCCCGCGCCGGCAACTGATAACCCGGCCGGGTCTCGCGCCAACACCATCTGA
- a CDS encoding CubicO group peptidase, beta-lactamase class C family: MVGVVGSELVNALDEMFLPFNRSDAPGLVVGIAQHGRTLYRRGFGLASKEHAVANTPVTRMRIGSTSKHFTALLALLLAEDGKLDLDASIRSYIPELTGPGGAPTLRQLLQHRGGSRCYLDVGFLSHGMAVRAKGVALATQVRQTGRNFAPGDAMIYNNGGYHLVSIAIERVGGAPFEEQLKQRLFDPVGMVNTASIPSDYAITPGIATLHVPAPDGGWRRGLFPIEDLRGEGAIVSTIDDMLRWTAHLRTRDEFGSPATWAALTELPTFPDGSVGSYALGLMIHSYRGLRIVHHAGGVIGGLSQMLTVPDHGVDIVILANGAPKGDPVKLAEQALDLILAEHMRARTPTIATADYSNLLGDWWSADTGMIYSLVDENGALQLSMFGSPKGVPLEHGHNGRVIAPGAGLGEIELRLDEAARGDGLRVSFGGQSAVYRKVSRDAADAEVFAEAAAGHYYSSDADCTAVIALDGERLVLRCGDAFGLVESELVCLGETVASAAQSAALSFSKQGGWMKGFQLNTGRTRNLVFARKQAGSTFAQ, translated from the coding sequence ATGGTAGGAGTGGTAGGTTCAGAGCTGGTCAACGCACTCGACGAAATGTTTCTGCCGTTCAACCGCAGCGATGCGCCAGGCCTGGTGGTTGGCATTGCACAGCACGGCAGGACCTTGTACCGCCGGGGCTTCGGCCTTGCGAGCAAGGAACATGCGGTGGCGAATACACCGGTCACACGCATGCGCATCGGATCGACCAGCAAGCACTTCACCGCGCTGCTGGCGCTTCTGCTGGCCGAGGACGGCAAGCTTGATCTCGACGCATCGATCCGAAGCTATATTCCCGAACTCACCGGCCCGGGCGGTGCTCCTACGCTCCGCCAGCTCCTGCAGCACCGCGGCGGCTCACGTTGCTATCTCGATGTCGGCTTCCTGTCCCACGGCATGGCGGTTCGGGCGAAGGGCGTTGCACTGGCCACGCAGGTGCGCCAGACGGGGCGTAATTTCGCACCTGGCGACGCGATGATTTACAACAACGGCGGCTATCACCTGGTTTCGATCGCGATCGAACGGGTGGGCGGTGCACCGTTCGAGGAGCAGTTGAAGCAACGTCTGTTCGATCCTGTCGGCATGGTGAACACCGCCTCGATTCCGTCCGATTACGCCATCACGCCTGGCATTGCGACTCTGCATGTGCCGGCGCCGGACGGCGGCTGGCGGCGCGGCCTCTTTCCAATAGAGGACCTTCGCGGTGAGGGCGCCATTGTTTCGACGATCGACGACATGCTGCGCTGGACTGCGCATCTTCGTACGCGGGACGAGTTCGGCTCGCCAGCGACCTGGGCTGCGCTGACTGAGCTGCCGACTTTTCCGGACGGAAGTGTCGGCAGCTATGCACTGGGTTTGATGATCCATTCCTATCGGGGCTTGCGCATCGTCCATCACGCGGGCGGTGTAATCGGGGGGCTGAGCCAGATGCTCACTGTTCCCGACCATGGGGTCGACATCGTGATCTTGGCCAATGGCGCTCCGAAGGGAGATCCGGTGAAGCTGGCCGAGCAGGCGCTCGACCTCATCCTGGCGGAACATATGCGTGCGCGAACGCCCACGATCGCGACGGCGGATTACAGCAATCTGCTCGGCGACTGGTGGTCCGCGGATACCGGAATGATCTATAGCCTGGTCGACGAGAACGGTGCGTTGCAACTGTCGATGTTCGGCTCTCCTAAGGGGGTGCCGTTGGAGCATGGGCATAACGGTCGAGTCATCGCGCCGGGCGCGGGCTTGGGTGAGATCGAGCTCAGGCTGGATGAAGCGGCCCGGGGCGACGGGCTAAGGGTCAGCTTCGGCGGCCAATCGGCGGTCTACCGGAAGGTATCCAGGGACGCCGCCGACGCAGAAGTCTTCGCCGAAGCGGCTGCTGGTCACTACTACAGCTCCGATGCCGATTGCACAGCCGTCATCGCACTGGACGGCGAGCGTCTTGTGCTCCGCTGCGGCGACGCCTTCGGGCTAGTCGAGAGCGAATTGGTGTGCCTTGGGGAGACGGTTGCGTCCGCCGCGCAGTCGGCGGCGTTAAGTTTTTCGAAGCAGGGCGGCTGGATGAAGGGCTTCCAGCTCAACACGGGACGTACACGGAATCTCGTGTTCGCGCGGAAGCAGGCGGGTTCGACTTTCGCCCAGTAA
- a CDS encoding Outer membrane receptor proteins, mostly Fe transport produces MDARTNRNKSLRAKRGNGPDVVRQVSGRYASLIAGPAVGLTVLCAQAQTAPAAPAPIAASATGTSALTTPARVSPKSAPPTDATTLNTVEVTANRRREPAREVPMQVNALSAQELQRKGDQSMHDYLSKEPGVSLNSQGAGQAQISMRGVTAGTDISPTVGVYVDDVPFGSSTVYGSGASLALDMGLLDLNHIEVLRGPQGTLYGAGAMGGLLKYVTNEPDTEGGVSGHAGVMFSGTEHGGLNNTESAVVNVPIKEDVAALRVSAFNQQDGGYINRIGSDPQKGVDGATTRGGRASLTVTPTKDLTVRLTATTQQIKRDGTGYVDYNFTTRQPLYGDLTQSRKVNEPFNQLIQLYSADVEYDFGWARLNAVSAYQTIRSSAVLDQSASYVPLVNGLIGAPVYALGYSQQAVSTKKFTQEFRLTSAANRSLEWVAGLFYTDEHSTNNQIANLAGSGTSLNLLTAELPSTYKEYAAYGDLTYHFTSRLSATAGLRIAHNNQAFNEMTSGMLAGAQNISGQSSDTSKTYLFTLNYLLTSNSSVYGRIASGYRPGGPQPSLLDLTTGKLTPGTFNPDTLTSYEVGYKADFLDKRASVSVSAFDIEWRNIQLHDVVNGLGVITNGGKARTKGVEFFGSLNPAPQWRLSTGLTYTDARLTQDVPGIQAMSGDRMPNTPTFAATVNVDYLFNVASYRAYVGATETYIGQRNSGFANSKASPNFSLPGYFTTDLRAGIDLNKATVSCFVHNLFNKRGMQSAQTDFVPLGGPAEVAFIQPFTIGMQVDVPF; encoded by the coding sequence GTGGATGCAAGGACCAATCGGAACAAATCACTTCGGGCAAAGCGTGGCAACGGTCCCGATGTCGTGCGGCAGGTGAGCGGGCGCTATGCATCGTTGATCGCGGGGCCCGCGGTCGGGCTGACCGTACTTTGCGCGCAAGCGCAAACCGCTCCCGCCGCTCCCGCGCCGATCGCGGCGAGCGCCACGGGCACTTCGGCCCTCACTACACCGGCGCGGGTATCCCCCAAGAGCGCACCGCCAACTGACGCGACCACGCTGAATACGGTCGAAGTCACAGCGAACCGGCGGCGGGAGCCAGCGCGTGAAGTGCCGATGCAGGTGAATGCGTTGAGCGCGCAGGAACTCCAGCGCAAGGGCGATCAGTCAATGCACGATTACCTGTCCAAGGAACCGGGCGTATCCCTGAATTCGCAGGGAGCGGGTCAGGCCCAGATCAGCATGCGGGGAGTGACAGCGGGCACAGACATATCGCCGACGGTCGGGGTATACGTAGACGATGTCCCGTTCGGCTCCAGTACGGTCTATGGGAGCGGTGCATCACTTGCTTTGGATATGGGTCTGCTCGATCTGAACCACATCGAAGTGCTGCGGGGACCGCAGGGGACGCTCTACGGCGCCGGTGCAATGGGCGGTCTGCTGAAATATGTGACCAATGAGCCGGACACCGAGGGGGGCGTAAGCGGACATGCGGGCGTCATGTTCTCCGGCACTGAACATGGTGGGCTCAACAACACCGAAAGCGCGGTCGTGAACGTGCCGATCAAAGAGGATGTAGCGGCTCTGCGGGTGAGTGCTTTCAACCAGCAGGATGGCGGATACATCAATCGGATTGGTAGCGATCCGCAGAAGGGGGTTGACGGCGCTACTACGCGTGGTGGCCGCGCGTCGCTGACGGTGACGCCGACCAAAGACCTGACCGTGCGTCTGACGGCGACCACGCAGCAGATCAAGCGCGATGGGACAGGGTACGTCGACTACAACTTCACGACGCGGCAACCGCTGTACGGCGACCTCACGCAGAGCCGAAAGGTCAACGAGCCGTTCAATCAACTGATCCAACTGTACTCCGCAGACGTCGAATACGATTTCGGCTGGGCGCGGTTGAACGCCGTCTCGGCCTATCAGACTATACGCAGCAGTGCAGTGCTCGACCAGTCGGCCTCCTATGTCCCGCTGGTGAACGGGCTGATTGGAGCGCCGGTCTATGCATTGGGCTACAGCCAGCAGGCTGTTTCGACGAAGAAGTTTACGCAGGAATTCCGCCTGACGTCAGCGGCCAATCGCAGCCTCGAATGGGTTGCAGGACTTTTTTATACGGACGAGCATAGTACGAATAACCAGATTGCCAACCTCGCGGGATCCGGGACATCGCTCAATCTGCTCACGGCGGAACTTCCGTCGACGTACAAGGAATACGCAGCTTATGGCGATTTGACCTATCACTTCACCAGCCGCTTGTCCGCAACCGCTGGATTGCGGATTGCCCACAACAATCAGGCATTTAACGAAATGACGTCCGGCATGCTTGCGGGCGCGCAGAATATCTCAGGCCAGTCTTCCGATACGAGCAAGACTTACCTTTTCACGCTTAACTATCTGCTGACCTCGAACAGCAGCGTGTACGGGCGCATTGCCAGCGGCTACCGGCCTGGTGGTCCCCAACCGAGTCTGCTCGACTTGACTACCGGGAAATTGACACCGGGAACATTCAACCCCGACACGCTGACCAGCTATGAAGTGGGCTACAAGGCTGATTTTCTGGACAAGCGTGCGTCGGTTTCCGTGTCTGCGTTCGATATCGAATGGAGAAACATCCAGCTCCATGACGTAGTCAATGGCCTAGGTGTGATAACCAATGGTGGTAAGGCCCGGACGAAGGGGGTGGAGTTCTTTGGCTCCTTGAATCCGGCTCCGCAGTGGCGCCTGAGCACCGGCCTGACCTATACCGACGCCCGGCTGACTCAGGATGTGCCTGGCATCCAGGCCATGTCCGGCGACCGCATGCCAAATACGCCTACGTTCGCTGCTACCGTCAACGTCGACTATCTGTTTAACGTCGCCTCGTATCGTGCCTACGTGGGGGCGACGGAAACCTATATTGGACAACGCAACTCGGGCTTTGCTAATAGCAAGGCTTCCCCGAACTTCAGCCTGCCGGGTTATTTCACAACCGACCTGCGCGCCGGTATCGATCTGAACAAGGCGACCGTATCCTGCTTTGTTCATAACCTCTTCAACAAGCGTGGCATGCAATCCGCGCAGACCGACTTCGTCCCGCTCGGTGGCCCGGCCGAAGTTGCGTTTATCCAGCCTTTCACGATCGGCATGCAGGTCGATGTCCCATTCTGA
- a CDS encoding prolyl oligopeptidase Serine peptidase. MEROPS family S09A, translating to MLTKPYPFTRSVDSVEERSGLRFPDPYRWLEENTDEVKRWQNEQNQLAMDHVRRWPHFEALRSRVDHFHRGRASGIARQVAGRSFRVSTEGATSGCVTVSQALTDESRILFDPRQENPNSSPVISWFAVSPDGCTLALGVCADGSENNTIRLIDVATGGRLPDAPTHVLMDAWMGGAHWLEDSSGFFYAALTGSTQDLTQAIFFYRLGEPPPTVPEPIPFPVDSCDYRAVTISHCGRWAVASFGMMATRPVALRDLSDPRSTWRPFVTDIPGLLAGHIIGKRYVAVTDVGAPRGRVVSVALDSPTPNDPDTWQELVPESDATIRTVVPVGDRLYVIELVDTYASVRFFSANGTELGVVPLPGKGALTEMPFPLMRLVAHRPSDEFVFGFSSLTESRGIYRHRPDEDRFETLIAPEARIENAVVEDHWAVSPDGTRVPYHTIHLANLDRSGPHPALIFGYGAYGVSCDTHFPGAAAAFIEAGGVFVHTHLRGGGEFGLEWSRGGGGENKQQSYDDLYAIAEELIAKGVSTPQLLGVTGASSGGLMSAVAITQRPDLWKLAIPRVPILDLIGAIRTRYGEYVWKFELGDSNDPNAVRRVAKLSPYQLVKDGVSYPAVYLDAGDTDPRCPPWHTRKFAARLQAAQTGENPIVLHVWPNAGHGWATSRDVELEELTECFAFAMQILRLTPLTS from the coding sequence ATGCTCACTAAGCCTTATCCTTTCACGCGTTCCGTCGACAGTGTCGAGGAGCGCAGCGGCTTGCGCTTTCCTGATCCTTACCGCTGGCTCGAGGAAAATACCGACGAGGTCAAACGCTGGCAGAATGAGCAGAACCAGTTGGCAATGGATCATGTGCGGCGCTGGCCGCATTTTGAGGCGCTGAGAAGCCGCGTCGATCACTTCCACAGGGGGCGAGCGTCTGGTATCGCTCGCCAGGTGGCTGGTAGATCTTTTCGAGTCTCAACCGAGGGAGCGACGTCGGGCTGCGTTACTGTTTCCCAAGCGCTCACGGACGAAAGCCGCATCCTGTTCGATCCTCGGCAGGAGAACCCCAATTCATCGCCTGTTATTTCGTGGTTTGCAGTTTCTCCCGATGGATGCACGCTTGCGCTTGGTGTGTGCGCAGATGGCAGCGAAAACAACACCATACGGTTGATTGACGTTGCCACCGGTGGCCGCTTGCCAGATGCCCCGACGCATGTGCTGATGGATGCCTGGATGGGCGGCGCGCATTGGCTAGAGGACTCAAGCGGATTCTTCTACGCGGCCCTGACAGGTTCTACGCAGGATCTCACGCAGGCGATCTTTTTTTATCGTCTTGGCGAGCCTCCACCTACAGTACCTGAGCCGATCCCGTTTCCCGTTGATAGCTGCGACTATCGTGCAGTGACGATTTCGCATTGTGGTCGGTGGGCAGTTGCGAGCTTTGGCATGATGGCCACAAGGCCTGTGGCGCTGCGCGATCTCAGCGATCCCAGAAGCACCTGGCGACCGTTTGTAACCGATATTCCCGGCTTGCTGGCCGGCCACATCATCGGCAAACGCTATGTCGCTGTCACCGATGTAGGTGCGCCACGAGGACGTGTTGTCTCTGTTGCGCTGGACTCGCCAACGCCGAACGACCCCGACACCTGGCAGGAACTGGTTCCCGAATCCGACGCAACCATCCGCACCGTTGTTCCGGTCGGCGACCGGTTGTACGTGATTGAACTCGTTGACACCTACGCGAGTGTGCGCTTCTTTAGCGCAAATGGTACTGAGCTCGGCGTGGTCCCATTGCCGGGTAAGGGGGCTCTGACGGAGATGCCATTTCCGTTGATGAGACTCGTTGCGCACCGACCCTCAGATGAGTTCGTCTTTGGATTCTCGTCGCTGACAGAGTCGAGGGGTATTTATCGCCACCGTCCTGATGAGGACCGATTCGAGACGCTGATCGCACCAGAAGCGCGCATTGAAAACGCTGTGGTTGAAGATCACTGGGCCGTGTCGCCTGATGGAACCCGCGTGCCCTATCACACGATCCATCTCGCTAACCTCGACCGCAGCGGTCCCCACCCCGCGTTGATTTTTGGGTACGGCGCATACGGTGTTTCGTGTGATACACATTTCCCGGGCGCAGCTGCTGCCTTCATCGAGGCCGGTGGTGTTTTTGTTCACACCCACTTGCGTGGAGGAGGCGAGTTCGGTCTGGAGTGGTCGCGAGGTGGGGGGGGGGAGAACAAGCAGCAAAGCTACGATGATCTCTATGCGATCGCGGAGGAGCTTATCGCTAAGGGGGTGAGCACGCCGCAGTTGCTTGGCGTCACTGGTGCATCAAGCGGTGGGTTAATGTCGGCTGTCGCCATCACGCAACGGCCCGACCTCTGGAAGCTCGCGATCCCACGCGTGCCAATTCTCGATCTGATAGGGGCAATCCGGACGCGCTATGGCGAGTATGTCTGGAAGTTTGAACTGGGTGATTCGAACGATCCGAACGCAGTGCGTCGCGTTGCGAAACTTTCGCCTTATCAACTGGTGAAGGACGGCGTGTCGTATCCCGCAGTCTATCTGGATGCCGGAGACACCGACCCGCGTTGCCCTCCGTGGCATACCCGAAAGTTTGCTGCGCGGCTGCAGGCCGCACAGACTGGAGAGAATCCGATTGTGCTGCATGTATGGCCCAATGCGGGTCATGGCTGGGCAACCTCCAGAGACGTGGAGCTCGAAGAGCTTACCGAGTGCTTTGCCTTCGCGATGCAAATTCTTCGATTGACGCCCCTGACATCTTGA
- a CDS encoding Microcystin degradation protein MlrC, contains DUF1485 domain encodes MKIFAATLVTETNTFAPSPTGLGGYAAYGIYHGDASNVVPDGMLGLGMVELHRLAAAHGHELVESLSTMAQPSGRTVQQVYEGFREEILADLRAALPVDAVVLMLHGAMVAEHCDDCEGDLIESVRALVGEAVPIGVELDLHCHFTERMRRNANVIICYKEYPHTDAIDRLREVFALTVATAEGRIRPVTAVHDCRMVGIWHTTREPMIGFVKRMQSLEGMDGVLSVSFGHGFPWGDVAETGARVWVITDNDEVKARRIAMQLGQELWEMREAARPVVLSIDEALDRALAGNGGPVVLADVADNPGGGAPCDSTFMLRRLVERGIGDVAFGCVYDIGAVQMCREAGGGARLTLRIGGKSGVSSGMPLDLRVTVRALADEHEQRIGGAACSLGSAAWVSTDDNVDIVLVSVREQTLAPTAFTDLGVELACKRIVVVKSTQHFHAEFAPIARDVLYVSTPGALTPDFVNIPYRVRNLNYWPRIANPFGDLPLHDRSPNHV; translated from the coding sequence GTGAAAATCTTCGCTGCAACACTGGTTACCGAGACGAATACCTTTGCACCGAGCCCGACCGGACTTGGAGGCTACGCCGCGTATGGTATCTATCACGGAGATGCAAGCAACGTGGTGCCAGATGGCATGCTCGGGCTTGGAATGGTCGAATTGCACAGGCTCGCGGCAGCGCACGGTCATGAACTTGTCGAAAGTCTGTCGACGATGGCACAACCTTCAGGCCGTACCGTGCAACAGGTCTACGAAGGTTTTCGCGAGGAGATTCTCGCGGATCTGCGAGCCGCGCTTCCAGTCGATGCCGTGGTGCTGATGCTGCATGGTGCCATGGTTGCCGAACATTGTGATGATTGTGAAGGAGACCTGATCGAGTCGGTTCGTGCACTGGTTGGCGAAGCAGTCCCCATCGGGGTGGAGCTCGATTTGCATTGCCACTTCACCGAGCGGATGCGGCGCAACGCAAACGTCATCATCTGCTACAAGGAATATCCGCACACGGACGCAATCGACCGCCTCCGAGAGGTGTTTGCGTTGACCGTCGCAACTGCGGAAGGGCGCATTCGTCCTGTGACTGCGGTACACGATTGCCGCATGGTGGGGATATGGCACACAACCCGCGAACCCATGATCGGCTTTGTTAAGCGAATGCAATCACTGGAGGGGATGGACGGCGTGTTGTCCGTGTCTTTCGGTCATGGTTTTCCATGGGGCGACGTGGCTGAGACTGGCGCCCGGGTCTGGGTGATTACCGACAACGATGAAGTCAAGGCTCGACGTATCGCGATGCAACTGGGCCAGGAGTTGTGGGAAATGCGTGAGGCCGCGCGCCCGGTGGTATTGTCCATCGATGAGGCGCTGGATCGCGCCCTGGCGGGGAACGGCGGTCCCGTCGTACTTGCCGACGTTGCTGACAATCCCGGCGGCGGGGCGCCGTGCGACAGCACGTTTATGCTTCGGCGGCTCGTCGAGCGTGGTATCGGAGACGTTGCATTTGGCTGCGTTTACGACATCGGTGCGGTCCAGATGTGCAGGGAGGCGGGGGGCGGGGCACGCCTGACGCTCCGGATCGGCGGCAAGTCGGGAGTGAGTTCCGGTATGCCGCTGGATTTAAGGGTCACCGTGCGTGCGCTCGCGGACGAGCATGAGCAACGTATAGGTGGTGCGGCATGCAGCCTAGGCTCGGCGGCGTGGGTATCCACGGATGACAACGTCGATATCGTGCTGGTGAGCGTACGTGAGCAAACGCTTGCCCCGACGGCTTTCACCGATCTTGGAGTTGAACTCGCATGCAAACGCATCGTTGTTGTCAAATCCACGCAACATTTCCACGCGGAATTTGCGCCGATCGCGCGAGATGTGCTCTACGTTTCGACACCAGGCGCCTTGACACCTGATTTCGTCAATATTCCGTACCGCGTTCGCAATCTCAACTACTGGCCGCGGATCGCGAATCCCTTTGGGGATCTACCCCTGCATGACCGGAGCCCAAATCACGTTTAG